A window of the Sporocytophaga myxococcoides DSM 11118 genome harbors these coding sequences:
- a CDS encoding site-2 protease family protein, giving the protein MEEQESLITSETNVKVYPDKPTEESAAKSLLPSLASALLFIGASYLVFDWDLTYILVLAGVLLFHELGHFAAMKFYNYKDVSMFFVPFFGAFVSGTKDQISQKQSAVILLAGPLPGVLLGAVLYYFSLANNNDFLLNTANSMIFINLFNLLPIIPLDGGRLIKCLFFERSELIGSIFSYLSIGALFYYSITSQSYFLMLVPGFLMFQLFAQSQLKKTKKAVLDKGININKSFDELSNEEYWLVRDEIGKNIQAFSKYMTPGKYEISENEQKLIGQVKAVIQKEPIQDLKVGGKILFTAIWILSFIIPFVIIGVSMILTRRF; this is encoded by the coding sequence ATGGAAGAACAAGAAAGCTTGATAACTTCAGAAACTAATGTCAAGGTTTATCCAGACAAACCAACAGAGGAAAGTGCCGCTAAATCATTACTGCCTTCACTTGCAAGCGCACTTCTGTTTATTGGCGCTTCCTATCTTGTATTTGACTGGGATCTGACGTACATTTTAGTATTAGCAGGTGTGCTTCTCTTTCATGAATTGGGACACTTCGCTGCAATGAAGTTTTACAATTATAAGGATGTGTCAATGTTCTTTGTTCCATTTTTCGGAGCATTTGTTTCGGGTACAAAAGACCAGATCTCTCAAAAGCAATCCGCAGTCATTTTGCTTGCAGGACCCTTGCCAGGAGTATTGCTAGGTGCGGTATTATATTACTTTTCCTTGGCAAATAATAATGACTTTTTGCTGAATACTGCTAATTCTATGATTTTTATAAATCTTTTTAATCTGCTCCCAATAATACCTTTGGATGGAGGACGACTTATCAAATGTCTGTTTTTCGAAAGAAGTGAGCTTATTGGCAGTATATTCAGCTATTTATCCATTGGTGCTCTATTCTACTATTCCATTACTTCTCAATCTTATTTTTTGATGCTTGTTCCAGGTTTTTTAATGTTTCAGCTATTTGCTCAGTCCCAGTTGAAAAAGACTAAGAAAGCTGTGCTGGATAAAGGAATTAACATTAATAAAAGCTTTGATGAACTTAGTAATGAAGAATACTGGCTTGTCCGTGATGAGATAGGAAAAAATATACAGGCTTTCAGTAAGTATATGACTCCCGGGAAATATGAGATTTCAGAAAATGAACAGAAGTTAATAGGGCAGGTTAAAGCGGTCATTCAAAAAGAACCAATTCAGGATCTTAAAGTGGGAGGTAAAATACTTTTTACAGCAATTTGGATTTTATCTTTTATAATTCCTTTTGTAATTATTGGAGTAAGTATGATATTAACACGAAGATTTTAA
- a CDS encoding T9SS type A sorting domain-containing protein: MKRLLLLLLFFATLFIKSAKAQDVYIPDPNFWKIALYVSDKNNDQKIQVSEAEKVTFLELRGNNISDLTGIEAFVNLDTLLVATNNLTVLDVSKNRKLKFLNCAINKLSALDISSNLELGTLVCNENYLTSLDLSMADSLVELWCFKNNLDELDLSSCRKLKNLFMASNSIETIDLSDNSQLVAFDCSLNGLTHLDLSNNLSLIVLGCSSNGLSHLDVSRNIDLQYVKCDENQFEYLDFSHNENIDSLFCRNMPSLKSICVPDVDFANTYYHKDITAEWIDDCVLGINHDQKEPAINIFPNPTKNTVHLEENSSWEVFDVHDKLIMSGFSHQVDLANQSSGVYIIRITGKNGLTYSQRLIKE; this comes from the coding sequence ATGAAAAGATTATTACTATTACTACTTTTTTTTGCTACCCTCTTTATTAAGAGTGCAAAGGCACAAGATGTATATATTCCTGATCCGAATTTTTGGAAAATAGCGTTATATGTATCTGATAAAAATAATGATCAGAAAATTCAGGTTTCGGAAGCTGAGAAAGTGACATTTCTTGAGTTACGAGGTAATAATATTAGTGATTTGACAGGAATAGAGGCTTTTGTAAATCTGGATACTCTTTTAGTTGCTACAAATAATCTAACTGTTCTGGATGTATCTAAAAATAGGAAATTGAAATTTCTTAATTGCGCAATAAATAAGCTGTCAGCTTTAGATATTTCAAGTAATCTTGAACTTGGTACGCTGGTGTGTAATGAAAACTATTTAACGAGTTTAGATTTGAGTATGGCTGATTCTTTAGTTGAACTATGGTGTTTTAAAAATAATCTTGATGAATTAGACCTGTCCAGTTGCAGGAAATTAAAGAATTTATTTATGGCATCAAATTCGATTGAAACGATTGATCTCTCTGATAATTCACAATTAGTTGCTTTTGATTGTTCTTTAAATGGATTAACCCATCTTGATCTTTCAAATAATTTGTCATTAATAGTATTGGGTTGTTCTTCAAATGGACTAAGTCATCTTGATGTTTCGAGAAATATAGACCTTCAGTATGTGAAATGTGATGAAAATCAATTTGAGTATCTGGATTTTTCACATAATGAAAATATTGATTCTTTATTTTGTAGAAATATGCCAAGTTTAAAATCAATCTGCGTTCCAGATGTTGATTTTGCAAACACTTATTATCATAAAGATATTACCGCAGAATGGATTGATGATTGCGTGTTGGGTATTAATCATGATCAAAAAGAGCCAGCTATCAATATTTTTCCTAATCCCACAAAGAACACAGTACATCTGGAAGAAAACTCAAGTTGGGAGGTATTTGATGTCCATGATAAATTAATAATGTCAGGTTTCAGTCACCAAGTAGATTTAGCAAATCAATCTTCCGGTGTATATATAATTCGGATAACGGGCAAGAATGGATTAACTTATTCTCAAAGGTTGATCAAGGAGTAA